The following proteins come from a genomic window of Gottfriedia acidiceleris:
- a CDS encoding ferredoxin has translation MAKYTIVDKDTCIACGACGAAAPDIYDYDDEGIAYVTLDDNQGIVEIPDVLVDDMMDAFEGCPTDSIKVADEAFDGDALKFE, from the coding sequence ATGGCAAAATATACAATCGTTGATAAAGACACTTGTATCGCATGTGGCGCTTGTGGCGCAGCTGCACCTGATATCTATGACTATGATGATGAAGGGATCGCATACGTTACTCTAGATGATAACCAAGGAATCGTTGAAATTCCAGACGTTTTAGTTGATGACATGATGGATGCATTTGAAGGATGCCCAACAGACTCAATCAAAGTTGCTGACGAAGCATTCGATGGCGACGCTTTAAAATTCGAATAG